The DNA window GGCGTAGAGCGACGGTTTGAGGCCCTCGTCGACGTCGAGCCACATGAAAGGCAGCAGGCGCCACGTCAGGCGCGTCAGTCGCGCCTGCAGCGTGGGTTTCTCACGTCCGTAGGACGCGCCGCTGAGCAGGTTGGTCTTGCTCAGCCCGGGGTGCGCGGCGTTGGACATCACGCCCCAGCCGCGTTCGCTGCTGCGCCGGTCCAACTCGACGGCGAACATCAGTTGCGCAAGCTTGGCCATCCCGTAGGAGCGCATGGGCCGGTAGCCCGATTGGGCATTGGCGTCGTCAAAATCCAGCCTGCGCTGTGTCGCGGCGAGGCTGCCGACGGTCACCACGCGCGCCGACCCGGCGGCGCGCAGCACGGGCAGCAGCCTGCCCGTCAACGCGAAGTGCCCCAGATGGTTGGTGCCGAACTGCAATTCGAAGCCGTCGGAGGTCGTCTGACGCTGCGGTGGTGTCATGACGCCGGCATTGTTGATCAGGACGTCGACCGGGCGGCCCTCGGCGACCAGTTCGTCCGCGAGCGCCGCCACGCTGCGCAGCGACGCCAGGTCCAGCTGCTTGACGGCCAGCTTGGCTTGCGGCAGTTCGCGGCGGATCGCGGCGACCGCGTTGTCGCCGTTGGCCCTGCTGCGGACGGCCATGACCACCTCGGCCCCCGCGGCCGCCAGGCGTTTCGCCAGCCCGAAACCCAGGCCGCTGTTGGCGCCGGTCACGACGGCGAGGCGGCCGGACAGATCCGGCACCTGCAGGGCGAGACCCGGCTTCACGGCAGCCAAACTCTCACCACGTCACGGGGAGCTCGTAGACGCCGTAGGCCAGGGCGTCGTGCTTGAACGGCAGCTCGTCGAGCGGCACCGCCAGCCGCAGCGTCGGGATGCGGCGCAGCAGGGTTGGCAGCACGATCTGCAGTTCCATCCGGGCCAGCTGCTGACCGACGCACTGGTGGCGGCCGTAGCCGAAGCCGACATGCGGGCCGTCGTCGCGGGTAAGGTCCAGCCGGTCCGGGGCCGGGAACTGACGCGCATCCCAGTTCGCCGGCGCCACGTCCAGAATGATGCCCTCGCCCGCCCGGATCGTCTCGCCGCCGATCTCGATGTCCTCGACGGCGATGCGGCGCTGGCCGGTCTGGATGATGCTGAGATAGCGCATCAGCTCCTCGACGGCCACGGCGATCACCTTGGGGTCGGCGGTGTCGCGCATCAGCGCCAGCTGCTCGGGGTGATCGAGCAGGGCCGCGACGCTCAGGCTGAGCATGTTCGCCGTCGTCTCGTGGCCGGCGATCAGCACCCCGGTGGCCAGTTGCGCGGCCTCGCGCACGCTGAGCTCCTCGGCGCTCACCCGCTCGGCGAGGTCGGACACCAGGTCCTCGGAGCGATCGTGCATCTTGGTCCGCACCAGGTTGGCGATGTACTTCGCCAGCGAGGCGGCGCCCTGCGCGGTGTCCTCCGCGGTGGCGTACCGACCCATGCCCCGCTGGGCCTGCGCCTGGAAGAAGTCCGCATCCTCGTACGGCACACCCAGCAGCTGGCTGATGACCAGCGACGGGATGGGCAGCGCCACCGTGCTGACGATGTCGCCCGGGTTCGGGCCGGCCAGCAGGGCGTCGATGTGGTCGTCGGTGATCTGCTGAACCGCCGGGCGCAGTGCCTCGACCCGCTTGAAGGTGAACGGCTTGGACAGCATCCGACGGAAGCGGGTGTGCTCCTCGCCGTCGGAGGTGAACACCGAACGCGGCCGGGTGTGCACCGTGGCAAGCATCCCCTCGTTCCAGTGCGGGTAGCCGGGCAGCCGGTCGTCGACGCTGGCGCGGGAGTCGGTGAACAACGCGCGGATCGCGTCGTAGCCGTGGATCAGCCAGGGCGTGCTGCCGTCCCAGATCCGGACGCGGCTGAGTTGCCGGTTCGCGTTGAGCGCCAACGACTCCGGCGGCGGGGCGAAGGGACAGCCCGGTGCGCGCGTCATCGGGAACTCGGGAATGTCGGTGGCGGTGCCGGTCGAGACGTCGGTCATGCTGCTCCTCGGTTGTGGTCGTGTCCGTTCCGGCGACACCTAGCCGCCCGCCGCGCTCACGTGCACCGGCGCGCGCCACAGGCCGACGATCGCGTCGATCAGTCCTTCGCCGGCGACCGGCCACGCCGAACGCGATCCCGCCCCGTGCTCGGCCAGCGCGCCTTCGTGCTCGGCGCAGGTGTGCACCAGCAGGTTGCGCACCATCACGATGCGTTCCGAGCGCACCCGTCTGGGCAGGTCGGGCAGGCAGCGGTTGATGCCCTCGATGGTGCGCACCAGCCCCGGCGAGGTGAGAGCGTCCTTGGTGACGACGTGGCGGCACGTCGGGTCGGCCATCGCCTGGGCGGCGAACCGCGCATACCAGCTGGGAACGCCCAGCGCCGCCAGGTGATCGGTGAGCGGGCGCACCAGTGCCCTGACCCAGTCCCGCAGTTCGGCCGAATCGCCGATATCGGTCAGCATCCGGGCGCGCAACTGCTCGATCGGCTCGCGGTGCTTGCGCTCGATCGCCCGCAGCAGGTCGGTTCGGGTACCGAAGTGATAGCACGCGGCCGCGTTGTTGCCCTGGCCCGCGGCCTCGCTGATCTGCCGGTTTGACACCGCGTACATGCCACGCTCGGCGAAGAGCACCTCGGCGGCCGACAAGATCGCCTCCCGCGTGCCCGTCGACCTGCCGGATCGAACCATCCGCTCGGCGGTCATCGCCTCAGTGAACACCGCCAGCAACATTAAATCAAGCAATTTATTTAGTTCGGTGGCGGCCCCACCGGTAACCCGCCGCCACGGCCCGAGAACTGGACGAAAAGCCCGGTAGCCGAGGTCATTTCATCGGCCCGACACCCGGCGGGGAGCAACCCGGAATACAGTGTCCGTATGAATCCGCTGCAGCGGCTGGCGCGGAACCCGACCGCATACCGCTGGCTGGTGTTGGCCGGAAGTCCGCTGATCGAAGCTCTCGAGTCGGTGCTGCGGTTCCTCAGCGTCGGGCGGGTCGGCGTGCTCGAACTCGTCGGGCTGCCCGGTGTTCGGATCACCGTCTCGGGCCGCAAGACCGGTCTCGCCCGGACCGCGACGGTTCTGTCCGCCCCCGCCGGGGAGGGGCTGATCGTGGTCGGGTCGAACTGGGGCCGCCGGCGTCACCCATCGTGGTCGGCGAATCTCAAGTCGGCACAACGCGTCAGCGTGCGCCGGGGCCGCCAGGTGTTCACCGCCGAGGTCCGGTTCCTCACCGGTGCGGAACGCGAGACGGCGTGGGCCACCGTGCTGCGGCAGTGGCCCAACTACCGGATCGCCGAATCCTTGGCGGGCGGAAGGCAATTCCGCCTGTTTCTGCTGACCCCCACCGCGTGACCCCGGCCGGGCTCGCCGGGGGATCCGCCCGCTGCGCGAGCAGGCTTCGGCCGCCCGGTGAGGAATCGTGAGTCGTGCCCGTCCGACTGGGTAACCACTCCTCATGACACCGACCGCAGTGCTGGGGATCAAACGCGACGACATGATCGTGCGGAAGCAGAGCCCGTACAACGCCGAGCCGCCCGCCGCGGTGTTGGCGGAAAGCGACATCACCCCGATCGACGCTTTCTATGCGCGCAATCACGGCTCGTTTCCCGACATCGCACCCGAACAGTGGCGCCTCACGGTCGAGGGCCGGGTGGCCACGCCGCTCACCCTGACCTATGACCAGCTGAGCGCCGGTTTCGACCGGCACCGCGTGGTGGCGACTCTGGCGTGTGCCGGGAATCGCCGTGAGGATCTGCTGCGGGTGCGACCGATTCCGGGGGAGGAGCCGTGGTCCCACGGGGCGATCTCGACGGCGGAGTGGGGCGGTGCCCGCCTGGCTGACGTCCTCGCGGCCGCCGGGGTGCGCTCCGAGGACGGGTTGCATGTCGCGTTCCGGGCTCTGGACGTCGCGGAGCGGGCCCGGCCCGTCCAGGCCTACGGGAGCTCGATACCGCTGAGCAAGGCCATGTCACGGGAAGTGCTGCTTGCGTGGCAGATGAACGGAGAACCGCTTCCCCGCGCCCACGGCGGCCCGGTACGGGTGGTCGTGCCCGGATACATCGGCGCCCGCAGCGTCAAATGGGTGACCGCGATCACGGTGCAGCCCGGCCCGTCGGACGGTTACTTCCAGGCCCACGATTACCGCGTCCTGCCGGCAGACGCCGACCCGGAGTCGGCGGCCCCGGGCGAGGGCATCGCGCTGTCGGCGCTGCCGCTCAACTGCGACATCCTCCACCCCACCGACGGCGACCGGGTGTCGCCGGGCGAGCTGACCATTCGTGGCTACGGGATCGCGGGCGACGGTCGCGGCGTGGCGCGGGTCGAAGTATCCCTGGACGACGGGCTCAGCTGGCAGCAGGCCCGCCTACATCCCGCCCCCGGCGAATGGTCATGGCAGCCCTGGTCACTGACCGTGACCGTCGGGCCGGGCCCGTTGCGGATCATCGCCCGCGCCTGGGATGACACCGGCGCCCTGCAGTCGGAATCGGCGGATTCGCTGTGGAATCCGGGCGGATACGCCAACAACTCGTGGGCCCGCGTCGCAGCGTGCGTGGGGGCAGCCGGCTGAGTCCTCCGGCAGGCCGAGGTCGGCTTCTCAGCTCGGCTTGCGCAAGTGCGCACCCAGCAGCTGCTGCCATCCCCTGGACATGTTGCGAAACTCTTCCTCGCAGTTGCCCGCCCGGTCTTCGGGAAGGTCGCCCGACGTGACGATGCCGGCGTTGGCCGCCGGGTCCGAACCATAGATCCAGCACTCCCAGTTGTACATCCGCGTGATGTCCATCGAGTGTCCGTCCCAGAACGGCAGTTCGTTCGCGTCGCCGGACTCCTTTGCGCTCAGCTTCCACTCCTGGGCGGTGTCGGTCGCGATGCGGACACCGTTGGGATAGGGCTGTCCGTCGGCGCCGGGGGTGAGAAGCATGAACGCCGAAAGTTGGTCGGCCACGTCCTCCTCGCGTCCCGTGAACGCCAGTTCGTACATGGCGAGCGTGGCGTGACCGAGCTCGTGGTAGGCCGCCGAGACCGCTTCGTCGACGGCGGGGGTCACCGGATCCGGGCTGCCGTTCCCGGCGAAGAGCCGTTCCGCGTGATCCCGTGCCTCGTAGCAGAGTTGAATCTCGTTGGCGGCGGGGTCGTAGAAATCGTTGTCCGTGTTGCACTGCTTGCCCGCGAGCCCCAGGTTGGACGGCAGCAGCAGGTCGTCCTCGATGTGCTGGGCGAGGTCTTCGAGGACCTTTGCGTCCTGCATGATCTGGCGGCCGTGCAACGCCTCCGGCGTTTCCGCGTCCTCGTAACGAATCGTCACCTTCCCCGACGCGGAGGCCGGCTTGGCCACCTGCGATGCCTCCGCCGACGAAGCGCCGGCCTCTTTGGCACCGACCGGGTCGCCGCCGCATCCCGCCGCCGTGAGCAGCGCGGCACACGCTGCGGTGACTCTGACACGCACTCTCATCGTGTTGACTCCCGTCCGGAAATGCCCCCGCAGCCGCCCCCGAGCGATCCTTCGCGGCCCCCATGGAGCCTGGGGGAACGGTACGACACAATGCTCATCCCGCGGGGAACTTTGCGGCCACGTCGACATCGGCCAGTGGCGTAGAGGGTTATTCGCGGCCGGAGACTATGGCTTGTGTGCCTTCTCCAGGCGTGCTATCTCGCTACCCCACACGGACCGAGCGCCGGCGTCACCGACTCGGTAGATCTGGATCATCGATGAGATTCCGACGGCGAGAACGACTATCCCGGTGATGACGGACATGGCGACCGACGGCTTGGGTGACCTGTGTTCGGTCACGCGCAGCACGACGAGTCCGACGGCGACCGCCAGCAGAGCGGCGGCGAAATAGACCATCGTGCTGCCGAGCGCGGCGTGTTCGCGCAGGATGGGGCTCGGGCTGGCCCGCAGGCTGTAGAGCCACAGGCCGGCGTTCGCGGTGATCGGCGTCAACACCATGGTCACGGCGGCCGAGATCAGCGTCAGCCACATCAGCTGGCCGCGCCGGGCGGCCGGCCACAGTCCGCACACGATCTCCAGCAGCGCGGTCAGCGGCACCAGCCCTACGACGAAGTGCAGCAGCAGGGCATGACCGGGCAGGCCATTGACGACGTTCATCGAACTCCTCGGCAGGTCAGGGCTGCGTGGCACCGGTTGCGGCCGCCGGTGGCGCCCACGACGATAGCGCCGGCACGCGTCAAAGTGCGGGCGGACACGGTCGGTCCACCGGTCCGAGGCTCAGCCGCCGAGCCCCTTCTTGACGGCCGCGTCCTGCTTCTGGCCGACCTCGGTCATGAAGTCTTGGGGCACCAGTGAGCCGGGCGGGCCGTCGAACTGCAGCGTGACTAGGGCCCTGCCCTCGGTGAACAGCAGGACCGTCACGCCCTTGTTGCCGTCCGGGGAATCGCCGGACAGTGTCGTTCCGCCCGTGCCGATGTTGGCCGGGCGTGACGTCGGGTTCTTCACGACGTCGCCCTGCGCGCCTTTTGCCGCGTTCAGCGCGGCCGTTGCGGCGGCGGGATCGGGGTACACCTGGATGGTGTCCTTGATCTGGTGACTGCCGTCTTCATCGCGGAATGTCACGGCCACGCCCGGTTTGCCGTTCGGGTTGTCCGTCGGGGGGCCGCCGGTGAAGGTCACGGGGGCGTTGATGTCCGTCGCCTGGATCAGCAGGCCGGAGTAGTGGCCCGGCTGTGCCGCGGCCGTCGAGGCCGGTGCCGGACCACTGGTGCCCGGGGCCGAGGTGGCAGACCCTGGTTTCGGGTTCGACGACGTCGAATGGCTGCCACAGGCGTTCAGCGCGACCGTCAGCGCCGTCGCCGCGGCCACGCCCGCCAGAACCGCCGGAGAAAACCTCACCGCACGCGCCCCTTCCCGGCTCCGTCCCGGGCCGCCTCAGGCGAGGCAAGCCGACTCGAATGCCGAATCGGACAGTACATCGCCGGCAAATCGGGCGTACCGGAAAGGGGCGGTGTGGCAGCGGCGTGCTACTCCAACTGGTCGCGGAGGCAGCGCAGCGTGTTGGCGAGGATGCGCGACACCTGCATCTGCGAGACGCCTATCCGTTCGGCGATCTGGCTCTGGGTCATCGATTCGAAGAACCGCATGTGCAGGACCTCGCGTTCGCGGCGGGGTAGCGCGCTGACGAGGGCGCGGACCGCTTCCCTGTTGGTGATGTGGTCGATCTGAGGATCGACGCCACCGACCGCGTCGGCCACCAGCCGGGGCTTGCCCGAACCGTCGGCGCCGATGGGCGCGTCCAGGGACTCGAGCCGATAGGCGTCACCCGCGACGAGGCACTCGACGATCTCCTCATGGGGGACTTCCAGAACCTGCGCGAGCTCGCCGGCTGTGGGCGCCCGACCCAGCTTCTGCGCCAAATCTCCTGTAGTTCTGCTGATTTGGACGTGCAGCTCGCGCAACCGCCGAGGGACACGCATGCCCCAGCTGTAGTCGCGGAAATAGCGACGGACCTCACCCATCATGGTGGGGACCGCAAACCCGATGAAGCTGGGCCCTTTTTCGGGGTCGAAACGGTTGATGGCGTTCATCAGGCCCAGGCGTGCGACCTGCGTCAAGTCGTCGAGACCTTCGCCGCGACGTCCGAAGTGGCTGGCCACGTGGTCGGCCAGCGGCAGGCAGCGGGCCACGATGCGTTCGCGTTGGTGTTGGTACTCGTGCGATTCGGCTGGCATCTGGCGCAGCGCGACGAACATCTCGATGACGTCGTCATAAGAGTCGTCCGGTTGTGATGTGGTCGAGCTAGAGGGGCGGGGCGGGGCCAGGACGTCGGTCATCGGCTGGAGAACCCCCACCGTCGGACTCGACACGTGCACGGAACAGTTTGCATCGTTGCTCTTCCTCTGCGTCGTGTGCAGCGGGACGGCAAGGCATGTGGATGCCCGAGGCGCCTCCCGCGGCACCCGTATCCGTGTGGATATTGGCCGCAGCGCGCACGGTGCTAACGGGGGCGGTGGCAGTTGACTTATCGACGTATGCCACGGAAACCCAGCAGCCGAGCGGCTGACTGGCCGCTTTGAGCTAAACGGCGACCTGTCCAGAACGGACTCACTGGCGACTATACGCGACATCGCTCCAACCCGCGACGGGTACGCGAAATCTGGCTTGCGAGAAGGGTTCTACCGCCGTTCGCGTGCGATCCGGCCCTTAGCCACAAACGATCGCACGCCCGGCGGCGGGCGTGGCGCAACGCGGGGAATCCCTTGGTGGCTCGTCGTATTGGGCCGCGGAGGGCCAGGGGTCCGACGCCATCACCGCTTTGCCCGCGGCGGTTCGTGGTACACCCGTTGGTTCATGTGCTGTTCACCTGGCGGAAACCTCGCCGGGTGCAGGCGTCCCGCTCGGCCCGGTTGGGGCACGTCGGCGCACCGGCGCGGTACGGTTCCGGTGATGTCGAACACGCGCGCCCGACCATCGTTTTGCGAGCCCACTCGGAAGGTCCTGCCGGGCGAAGCCTTCCGGCAGGTAATGCGGCGCTGGGAAGGTCCGGCGCGATGAGCGAGGATTTGCTGGCCGGTCGGGGTGCGGTAGTGTCCGGCGGCAGCCGGGGGATCGGACGCGCGGTTGCCGAACTGCTGTGCTCTCTCGGTGCCGGCGTGGTCGTCAACGGGCGTGACGCGGCCGCCGTGGACGAGACCGTCGCAGCGCTGAGATCTTCGGGCGGACGGGCGACCGCGGTCGTCGGCGCCGTCGACGACGAGCGGATCGCCGGTGCTGTCGTCGATCAATGCATCGGCGCGTTCGGCAGGCTGGATGTCCTGGTCAACTGCGCCGGGGTTGCCGAGCCCCCGGGGTCATCGATCCTGAACATCTCGCCGGCGCAGTTCGACCACCTGATCGGTGCGCACCTCGGCACGGCGTTCCACACCTGCCGGGCCGCCGCCCGCGTCATGGCCCCCCAGGGGCGCGGTTCGATCGTCAACACCAGCTCGGTGGCGTTTCTCGGCGATTACGGCGGCACCGGGTACCCCGCCGGCAAGGGCGCCGTCAACGCACTGACGATGGCCGTCGCCGCCGAGCTCAAAGCCTATGGCGTGCGGGCCAACGTGGTGTGCCCCGGTGCGCGGACCCGGTTGTCCACCGGGGCCGAGTACGAACAACACATCGCGGACCTGCATCGTCGGGGGCTGCTCGACGAGGTGAAAATGCGGGCATCGCTGGACAGCGCCCCCGCCGAGTTCGTCGCCCCGCTCTACGCCTACCTCGCGAGCGACCTGGCGCGCGAGGTGACCGGTCAGATATTCGTCGCCGCAGGAGGATTCGTCGGCAGGTTCGATCGTCCGACGCCGCGGGTGCTGGGCTACCGCGATCACCACGAGGCCGGGCCGTGGTCGATACCGGACCTGCACGAGATGATCGTCACCGGGTCATGAACCCGCCCGGCGATGCTTGGGCGTCAGCGAATTCACGGCACGCAGCAGGCCGCGCAGCGCGTAGGCAGCAGTCACCAGCGACAGCAGGATCAACAGCACGAACATCGGGAGCCAGTTGCTGCGGCTGTGGTTGACCTCGCACCAGATGACGGTGAACAGCACCACACAGGCCAGCAGCACGATGTCGCGCCAATTGCCTTGATAAGACAGGGCGGCCTGACGCAACGCGCGACTTCGGTCGGAGCCGTCGATCAGGTCGTCGATGCGTGCGTCGATCGTGCGCTGCAACTCCGCTCGCCTGGCGGTGGCGTCCGGCGGCAGGCGGTCCAGCAGGTCCATGTCCTGCTTGATCAGGGCCCGGTAGTCGGGGCCACGGAATTGCCCGGCCACGATGGCGAGCATCGCGCCACCGAACACCGGTGCACTGTTCAGCGCCAACTGCGGACCCACCAAGTCTGCTCCTTCATCCGTCGACGCCGGCCGTCCGAAGCGGCCCGCCGGGCAACACAGTCGCGAAAGTGTATGGCCATGTCCCGGTTCGCCGATCGGGTCAGGACGCCGCCGGGGGGCGCCGACGCCCGGGGGACGGCTCCGGCAAGCGCAGGGTGTCCATCGCTCTGACCAGTTGCGGATAGGCGATCGCGGGCCCGATCCAGCGGGTGAGGTAGCGGCGCAGTTCGGGGCCGCTGCGCGGTGGCCGTCCCGGGTCGGCGAGAAACGAATGCAGGACCCTAAGGCAGAACTCGTTCAGTTCGTCCAACGCTGCTTCGTCGAACCCGACACTCTCCCAATCGATTTCGAAGCGGTGCAGCATGGAGCGGGCGAAAGCCAGGGCGGTGTCCGACACGATCGACACTTTCTGGCCGCCGCGGTGGCGCTGATTGAGCACGAATTCGACCTGCTTGTCGGAGGCCAGCTGTTCGACCGCGAAGGCGATCCCCTCCGTCACCGCCACCACCGGGTCGGTGACACCCGCCAGGTGGGCCGCCGAGCGGTCCAGGAACCCGTCGGCCGAGCGCATCGCCGATGCCACCAGCAGCGCCTGCGTGCCGGGGAAGTACCGGTAGACGGTCTGCCGTGTCACCCCGAGGACGCGGGCCACGTCGGCGATGCGCATCGCCGAGCCGCGCTCCTCGATGATCGCGTCGGCGGCATCCAGGATGCGCTCGATGGCCTCCTCGTCGGAGGCGGGCGTGTTCCCCGCCCAACCGTGGCTGCGCATGCTCAGCGAACGGTCGTCCGGCGTCCGGTCGTCCCCACACGCGGATCATAGCGTCCGAGCACGGAGTTCGGCCCCGCTCGGCAGGGCGGGCGGTGCTGCGCAGCCCGAGCCGTCTCGGTAGACATCGCAGACCGTGTGTATGATCACCGCACGTCTGGAGGCGGAATCGCGAGCGACGCGCACGCCCGGCGCGAGTCGGTGCCGCACGGTATCCGGCCCGGCGCCGGCAGGGAGGCCGAACAATGCAGTACGACACCGTGATCCTCAACGGCCGCTGGTTCGACGGAACGGGCGCTCCGTCGGCCCCGCGCAACATCGGTGTGCGCGACGGCCGCGTCGCCACGATCACCGCCGCACCGATCGAGGCGCCGGGCGCCGACGTCATCGATGCGACGGGCCAGTGGGTGATTCCGGGCATGATCGACATCCACACCCATTACGACATCGAAACCCTCTGCGAGCCAGGGCTTTCCGAATCGCTGCGGCACGGTGTGACGACGGTGATGCTCGGTTCGTGCTCGTTGTCCACGGTGTACCTGAACAACGTCGACGCCGGCGACATCTTCGGCCGCGTGGAGGCGATCCCCCGGCGCTACGTGATCGAGCACCTGGACCGGGCGCGCACCTGGAGCGATCCCGGCCAGTATGTGGCCGCGCTCGAGCAACTGAACCTGGGCCCCAACGTCGCCGCCTTCATCGGTCACTCCGACATGAGGGCGGCGACCATGGGGCTGGACCGCGCGACCCGCAAGGACGTGCGGCCCTCGCCGGCGGAATTGGCGCGGATGGAGTCGATGCTCGAGGAGGCGCTCGACGAAGGATTCGTCGGGATGTCCTCGCAGCAACTGCTGTTCGACAAACTCGACGGGGAGCTCTGCCGCTCACGCACGCTGCCGTCGACCTATGCCACCCCGCGCGAGTTGCGCCGCCTGAACGCCATTCTCCGGCGGCGCGACAAGATCCTGCAGTCCGGGCCCGACATCAAGAATCCCCTGTCGGTGCTGTCGCAACTGGTGACGTCGCTGGGAATCGGTCGTCCCCGGTTGAAGACCAGCCTGCTCTCGGCCGCGGACATCAAGGCCATCCCGCCCGTCATCCACGTCATGGACCGGCTCGGTAGGCTCGTCAACGCCCTGGGCGGTGACTTTCGCTGGCAGCATCTGCCGGTGCCGTTCGAGGTCTACGCCGACGGAATCTCGTTGGTGGTCTTCGAGGAGTTCGGCTCCGGTGCCGCGGCTCTGCACCTGCAGGACGAGGTCGAGCGCAACGAGTTGATGCGCGACGAGGAATATCGCCGCTGGTTCCGCAGGGACTACGGGCAGAAATTCGGGCCCAGGGTGTGGCATCGCGACTTCTTCGACGCCGAGATCGTGGCCTGCCCCGACCGGTCGGTGATCGGGAAGTCCTTCGGGCAGGTGGGACTCGACCGCGGGGGGCTGCACCCGGTCGACGCCTTCCTCGACCTGGTGGTCGAGCACGGCGAAAGTCTGCGCTGGCGCACCACCATCTCCAATCACCGGCCCGAACTGCTCCGCACGCTGGCGCAGAGCCCGGCCGTGCAGATGGGTTTCTCCGATGCCGGCGCACACCTGCGCAACATGGCTTTCTACAACTCCGGCCTGCGCTTGCTGCGGCACGCGCACGACGCCGAGAAGAACGGCAGACCGTTCCTGTCGATGGAGCGCGCCGTGCACCGGCTCACCGGCGAACTCGGGCTGTGGTACGGGATCGATGCGGGCACGCTGCGCGAAGGCGACCGGGCCGACATCGTCGTGCTCGACCCGGACAAGCTCGACGATTCCCTCGACAGCTACGCCGAACACCCGGTGCAGTCCTACGGCGGGCTGTCGCGGATGGTCAACCGCAACGACGACACGGTCAGCGCGGTGCTGGTGTCGGGACAGCTCGCGTTCGGCGGGGGCTTCGGCGGGGGCAACGCCTCTCTCGCGCTGGGCAATCGGAAGCTCGGGCGCTTCCTGCGGGCCGGACGGGCGTCCCGGAAGCTGACCGCGGCTTAGCCCTCTATCTAGCCCTCTATCTAGCCCTCTATCTAGCCCTCTATCTAGCCCTCTATCTAGCCCTCTATCTAGCCCTCTATCCAGCCGCCTATCCGGCCGCGGGCTCTCCCAGGATGAGCTCGACGGCCCGGTCGAGTTGCCCCGCGATCTCCTGATACGTGACGAAGCGAGCCGTCATGAGCGCTCCGGCGAACGTCATTTGCAGCGTGGATTTCACCGCGCGGGGCCAGCCGGGGCCCAACGCCGCCGCGATCCGCCTGGACACCTCCTCGCCGATCTGTTCGCGAAGGGGCGTCACCGCCGGGTCGTCGGCCATCAGCGCCGCTCCGCAGGCGACGGTCAACTCGGGCTCGTCGGCGACCGCCACGGCCATGTCCCGCAGGGTGGCGCTGACACGGGTCCGGGTCGCGTCGTTGACGTCGGTGTGTAGCGGCAGGTCGCATAGGAAACGCAGGTAGACCGCGGCCACCAGGGCGCTTTTCGACGGAAAGTAGGTGTAGGCGCTGGCCGGCGAGACCCCGGCCCGGGTCGCGACCGCGCGCATCGTCAGGTTCGCGTACGACGATTCGCGCAGTTCCTCCATTCCGGCGTCGAGCACCTTGCGGATGGTCTGCCCGGGACGGCGATCGGAGCGGCGTGCTGCTCCGGCTCTCGGAGAAGCCGCTGCCGTGGACACCGGTCCAGTGTAGGAACGGCGTGCGCGCAACCGTCGGCATTCGCTCGGCCGGGCCCTGGGTAGGGTGACGCACGTGGTCGAGGGTGACCGG is part of the Mycobacterium sp. HUMS_12744610 genome and encodes:
- a CDS encoding SDR family NAD(P)-dependent oxidoreductase, with product MSEDLLAGRGAVVSGGSRGIGRAVAELLCSLGAGVVVNGRDAAAVDETVAALRSSGGRATAVVGAVDDERIAGAVVDQCIGAFGRLDVLVNCAGVAEPPGSSILNISPAQFDHLIGAHLGTAFHTCRAAARVMAPQGRGSIVNTSSVAFLGDYGGTGYPAGKGAVNALTMAVAAELKAYGVRANVVCPGARTRLSTGAEYEQHIADLHRRGLLDEVKMRASLDSAPAEFVAPLYAYLASDLAREVTGQIFVAAGGFVGRFDRPTPRVLGYRDHHEAGPWSIPDLHEMIVTGS
- a CDS encoding TetR/AcrR family transcriptional regulator; the encoded protein is MRSHGWAGNTPASDEEAIERILDAADAIIEERGSAMRIADVARVLGVTRQTVYRYFPGTQALLVASAMRSADGFLDRSAAHLAGVTDPVVAVTEGIAFAVEQLASDKQVEFVLNQRHRGGQKVSIVSDTALAFARSMLHRFEIDWESVGFDEAALDELNEFCLRVLHSFLADPGRPPRSGPELRRYLTRWIGPAIAYPQLVRAMDTLRLPEPSPGRRRPPAAS
- a CDS encoding N-acyl-D-amino-acid deacylase family protein, which encodes MQYDTVILNGRWFDGTGAPSAPRNIGVRDGRVATITAAPIEAPGADVIDATGQWVIPGMIDIHTHYDIETLCEPGLSESLRHGVTTVMLGSCSLSTVYLNNVDAGDIFGRVEAIPRRYVIEHLDRARTWSDPGQYVAALEQLNLGPNVAAFIGHSDMRAATMGLDRATRKDVRPSPAELARMESMLEEALDEGFVGMSSQQLLFDKLDGELCRSRTLPSTYATPRELRRLNAILRRRDKILQSGPDIKNPLSVLSQLVTSLGIGRPRLKTSLLSAADIKAIPPVIHVMDRLGRLVNALGGDFRWQHLPVPFEVYADGISLVVFEEFGSGAAALHLQDEVERNELMRDEEYRRWFRRDYGQKFGPRVWHRDFFDAEIVACPDRSVIGKSFGQVGLDRGGLHPVDAFLDLVVEHGESLRWRTTISNHRPELLRTLAQSPAVQMGFSDAGAHLRNMAFYNSGLRLLRHAHDAEKNGRPFLSMERAVHRLTGELGLWYGIDAGTLREGDRADIVVLDPDKLDDSLDSYAEHPVQSYGGLSRMVNRNDDTVSAVLVSGQLAFGGGFGGGNASLALGNRKLGRFLRAGRASRKLTAA
- a CDS encoding TetR/AcrR family transcriptional regulator, with the translated sequence MSTAAASPRAGAARRSDRRPGQTIRKVLDAGMEELRESSYANLTMRAVATRAGVSPASAYTYFPSKSALVAAVYLRFLCDLPLHTDVNDATRTRVSATLRDMAVAVADEPELTVACGAALMADDPAVTPLREQIGEEVSRRIAAALGPGWPRAVKSTLQMTFAGALMTARFVTYQEIAGQLDRAVELILGEPAAG